The proteins below are encoded in one region of Belonocnema kinseyi isolate 2016_QV_RU_SX_M_011 chromosome 1, B_treatae_v1, whole genome shotgun sequence:
- the LOC117173391 gene encoding uncharacterized protein LOC117173391 produces the protein MKCSAATITSFVIRILGCVVALRFIEPIQYEIQEKYGLTMQQLQIKCDSKDQSLYIKIISDQDKSSSVRGKLTNELVKKAKDKEGEVTESDWDKWTKEICILNKTLKEISVIAINKVQQCLDQKDQLNEEEKCKAQRDFFKNFCDKVQISAEWSYMASRVENS, from the exons atgaagtGTTCAGCTGCGACTATAACTTCCTTCGTAATTC gTATTTTAGGGTGTGTTGTTGCCTTGCGATTTATAGAGCCAATACAATATGAAATACAGGAGAAATACGGATTGACCATGCAACAATTGCAAATAAAATGTGATAGCAAGGACCAATCCTTGTATATAAAAATCATCTCAGATCAAGACAAATCAAGCAGTGTTAGGGGTAAATTAACAAATGAGTTGGTAAAAAAAGCTAAAGACAAAGAAGGAGAGGTTACGGAAAGTGATTGGGATAAGTGGACTAAAGAGATTTGTATTCTAAACAAGACTCTTAAAGAAATTTCCGTAATTGCCATTAATAAGGTACAGCAATGTCTCGATCAGAAAGATCAAttaaatgaagaagaaaaatgtaaggctcaaagagattttttcaaaaacttctgtGATAAAGTGCAAATATC agCTGAGTGGTCGTATATGGCGTCCCGTGTGGAAAATTCTTGA